In Myxococcus stipitatus, the following are encoded in one genomic region:
- a CDS encoding amino acid adenylation domain-containing protein gives MNIREFLVTLTQKGVGLRAEGDKLVVQAGKAVLSPELRAELASRKAEILAFLQKHTGSPGQGSDGAQAPARPEVLPLATGQERLWFLDRLLPDTAQYNVHLGLRVRGTLDVSLLRRSLDEVVRRHEVLRTRFPEVDGSPRQVIAPEDSGAALSIIERVGLSAQEREAELLRCSEELSRKPFDLAHGPLLRVTLLVLGPDDFGLFFTQHHIITDGWSLGVFIREFSALYGAHARGQASPLPPVSMQFAEAALREQAWLRSDAAARERAHWKGKLAGMQQLQLPVDRAVALQSFRGAVLPFHLSEALSAELKELARREGCSLFMVLFAALAALFHRYSGQADFGLGTVVANRGTVPPDLIGFVANTLALRCDLSGEPTFTQWLARARTVVLEAMDHQELPFSEVVQAAGAPRDGGFNPLVRACFTLENIPAPTLDLPGTKWSFLRGAPDGSVEGTAKFDLALIMATAEQGLAGMLEYSTELFDARTAERMVGHFQVMLEAIVARPDERLSKLPLLTREERNQVLVEWNDTAFPVPSTSIHGLVEAQVERTPDAVALVSGQRRLTYAELNRRANQLAHHLRRLGVGPEVRVGICVERTEDVVIGLLGILKAGGAYVPLDPAYPKERLALILEDARVPVLLTQQRLLADLPEHSAHVLCLDSDGAVLDAERADNPPGLAGPEHLAYLIYTSGSTGRPKGVMIEHRSAVAFLIWATRVFSSDQLAGTLASTSMCFDLSVFEMFAPLCVGGRVIVAKNALELPELPSAREVTLINTVPSAMNALLLAGAVPPSITTVNLAGEALGATLVERIYQLSHVQGVFNLYGPSETTTYSTWTRVERGEHVLIGRPVGNTQVYVLDTNLEPVPPGVPGEVYIAGLGVARGYLDRPELTAERFVRSPFGTEAGARMYRTGDLARWLPDGRLDYLGRMDHQVKLRGFRIELGEIGAVLVKHPGVRDAVVIVREDLGPEKQLVAYVVARGEQAVESAELRNHLKTRLPEYMVPSVFVHLAALPLTPNGKVDRKALPAPEGARAGTPKEYVAPRTPDEETLGAVWREVLRVEQVGIHDNFFDLGGSSLSLYQVLTRVRAACSVELTLRELLQAATLADLGRTVEAVRSGVRLVRDTQTDMAADAVLEADIDPRGLPGPRTLPPRTILLTGATGFLGAFLLEELCRKTDASIWCLVRCSDAQDGMRRIRKNLEGYSLWSDALASRIVPLRGDIGKPLLGLSEAEFQRLAGEVDVILHNGALVNFLYPYEGLKAANVLGTREILRLATRTRVKPLHYVSTISVLASGRAEAIREDEPLGPPSSVAGGYSQSKWVAESLVRAASQRGLPVTIYRPGRITGHSQTGAWGAEDLLCRTLQACVRMGAAPQVEAMIELTPVDYASRAIVGLATHPESSGKTFHIVNPRTVRATTLWSGMQAFGYPLRILGFDAWLAELASAQASDAVLMELHSILQQVPAEDRTASGPRMAVCDSQNAVKALEPLGTHCPQVNDSLMSTYLASLVRRGFISAPMNT, from the coding sequence ATGAACATCCGTGAGTTCCTGGTCACCCTCACCCAGAAGGGAGTGGGCCTCCGCGCAGAGGGAGACAAGCTCGTCGTCCAAGCAGGAAAGGCGGTCCTCTCGCCGGAGTTGCGCGCGGAGCTCGCGTCGCGCAAGGCGGAGATTCTCGCGTTCCTCCAGAAGCACACAGGAAGCCCGGGGCAAGGCAGTGACGGAGCCCAGGCGCCCGCGCGGCCCGAGGTCCTCCCGTTGGCCACTGGCCAGGAGCGGCTCTGGTTCCTCGACCGGCTCCTGCCGGATACGGCGCAGTACAACGTCCACCTCGGCCTCCGGGTTCGCGGGACACTCGACGTCTCGCTGCTTCGCCGGAGCCTGGACGAAGTGGTGCGGCGGCACGAAGTGCTCCGCACTCGATTCCCCGAGGTGGATGGAAGCCCTCGTCAGGTCATCGCACCCGAAGACAGCGGCGCTGCCCTCTCCATCATCGAGCGTGTGGGCCTCTCGGCGCAGGAGCGAGAGGCAGAGCTCCTGCGGTGCTCGGAGGAGCTGTCCCGGAAGCCCTTCGACCTGGCCCATGGGCCGCTGTTGCGGGTCACGCTCCTCGTGCTCGGCCCCGATGACTTCGGCCTCTTCTTCACACAGCACCACATCATCACGGATGGCTGGTCGCTCGGCGTCTTCATCCGTGAGTTCTCGGCGCTGTACGGTGCCCATGCGCGGGGACAAGCCTCTCCGCTGCCGCCGGTCTCCATGCAGTTCGCGGAGGCCGCGCTGCGGGAACAGGCATGGCTGCGAAGCGACGCGGCGGCCCGTGAGCGCGCGCACTGGAAGGGGAAGCTCGCGGGCATGCAGCAGCTCCAGCTTCCCGTGGACCGCGCGGTGGCCCTCCAGAGTTTCCGAGGCGCGGTGCTTCCCTTCCATCTCTCGGAGGCACTCAGCGCGGAGCTGAAGGAGTTGGCCCGGCGAGAGGGATGCAGCCTCTTCATGGTCCTGTTCGCAGCGCTCGCGGCGCTCTTCCATCGCTACTCAGGCCAGGCCGACTTCGGCCTGGGGACCGTCGTCGCGAACCGTGGAACGGTGCCGCCGGACCTCATCGGCTTCGTGGCCAATACGCTCGCGCTGCGCTGTGACCTCTCCGGCGAACCGACGTTCACACAATGGCTGGCCCGCGCGCGGACGGTGGTCCTCGAGGCCATGGACCACCAGGAGCTCCCGTTCAGCGAAGTCGTGCAGGCCGCGGGGGCTCCTCGCGACGGTGGTTTCAACCCGCTGGTGCGTGCGTGCTTCACGCTGGAGAACATCCCGGCGCCGACGCTCGACCTGCCGGGGACGAAGTGGTCGTTCCTGAGGGGCGCGCCGGATGGCAGCGTGGAGGGAACGGCGAAGTTCGACCTCGCGCTCATCATGGCCACCGCGGAGCAGGGGCTGGCCGGCATGCTGGAGTACTCGACGGAGCTGTTCGACGCGCGGACGGCCGAGCGGATGGTGGGGCATTTCCAGGTGATGCTGGAGGCCATCGTGGCGCGGCCGGATGAGCGCCTGTCGAAGCTGCCGCTGCTGACCCGAGAGGAGCGGAACCAGGTCCTCGTCGAGTGGAACGACACCGCGTTCCCCGTCCCATCCACGAGCATCCACGGTCTGGTGGAGGCCCAGGTCGAACGCACGCCGGACGCCGTGGCCTTGGTGAGCGGGCAGCGGCGCCTCACGTATGCCGAGCTGAACCGTCGCGCCAACCAGCTCGCGCACCACCTGCGCCGCCTGGGCGTGGGCCCCGAGGTGCGCGTGGGCATCTGCGTGGAGCGCACGGAGGATGTCGTCATCGGGTTGTTGGGCATCCTCAAGGCGGGAGGCGCGTATGTTCCGCTCGACCCCGCGTATCCCAAGGAGCGCCTCGCGCTCATCCTCGAGGATGCGAGGGTGCCCGTGCTGCTCACCCAGCAGCGGCTCCTCGCGGACCTGCCCGAACACTCGGCACACGTCCTGTGTCTGGACTCCGATGGGGCCGTGCTCGACGCGGAGCGGGCGGACAACCCCCCAGGTCTGGCGGGCCCGGAGCACCTCGCGTACCTCATCTACACGTCGGGCTCGACGGGGCGGCCCAAGGGCGTGATGATTGAACACCGCAGCGCGGTGGCCTTCCTCATCTGGGCCACGCGGGTCTTCTCGAGCGATCAGCTCGCGGGGACGCTGGCCTCGACGTCGATGTGCTTCGACCTGTCCGTCTTCGAGATGTTCGCGCCGTTGTGTGTGGGCGGCAGGGTCATCGTCGCGAAGAACGCGCTGGAGCTGCCGGAGCTTCCCTCGGCCCGGGAGGTGACGCTCATCAACACCGTGCCCTCGGCGATGAACGCGCTCCTCCTGGCGGGGGCCGTCCCTCCGTCCATCACCACCGTGAATCTCGCGGGTGAGGCGCTGGGGGCCACGCTCGTCGAGCGCATCTACCAGCTGAGCCACGTGCAGGGCGTGTTCAACCTCTACGGCCCGAGCGAGACGACGACATACTCGACCTGGACGCGGGTGGAGCGTGGGGAGCACGTGCTCATCGGGCGCCCCGTTGGGAACACCCAGGTCTACGTGCTGGACACGAACCTGGAGCCTGTTCCTCCCGGTGTGCCGGGCGAGGTCTACATCGCGGGCCTCGGAGTGGCGCGAGGCTACCTGGACCGCCCGGAGCTCACGGCGGAGCGCTTCGTGCGTTCCCCCTTCGGGACCGAGGCCGGGGCGCGCATGTATCGGACGGGAGACCTGGCGAGGTGGCTGCCAGACGGGCGGCTCGACTACCTGGGCCGGATGGATCACCAGGTCAAGCTCCGAGGCTTCCGCATCGAGCTGGGAGAGATTGGCGCGGTGCTCGTGAAGCACCCGGGCGTGCGTGACGCGGTGGTCATCGTGCGTGAAGACCTGGGCCCGGAGAAGCAGCTCGTCGCCTACGTGGTCGCGCGCGGGGAACAGGCCGTCGAGTCAGCGGAGCTGCGCAACCACCTGAAGACCCGGTTGCCGGAGTACATGGTCCCCAGTGTCTTCGTGCACCTGGCGGCCCTGCCGCTGACGCCGAATGGCAAGGTGGACCGGAAGGCCCTCCCCGCGCCGGAGGGCGCGCGAGCAGGGACTCCGAAGGAGTACGTCGCGCCGAGGACTCCCGATGAAGAGACCCTCGGCGCCGTGTGGCGCGAGGTGCTGCGCGTCGAGCAGGTGGGCATCCACGACAACTTCTTCGACCTCGGAGGCAGCTCGTTGTCGCTGTATCAGGTCCTGACCCGGGTGCGCGCCGCGTGCTCCGTGGAGCTGACCCTGCGCGAGCTGCTCCAGGCGGCGACCCTGGCGGACCTGGGGCGGACCGTGGAGGCCGTGCGCTCGGGAGTCCGCCTGGTGCGCGACACCCAGACGGACATGGCGGCGGATGCCGTGCTCGAAGCGGACATCGACCCGAGAGGGCTCCCCGGACCCCGCACGCTCCCACCGCGCACCATTCTGCTGACGGGGGCCACGGGGTTCCTCGGGGCGTTCCTGCTGGAGGAACTCTGCCGCAAGACGGACGCGAGCATCTGGTGCCTCGTGCGCTGCTCGGATGCCCAGGATGGGATGCGCCGGATTCGCAAGAACCTGGAGGGGTACTCCCTTTGGAGCGATGCACTGGCCTCTCGCATCGTCCCGCTGCGAGGCGACATCGGGAAGCCGCTGCTGGGCCTCTCCGAAGCGGAGTTCCAGCGTCTGGCCGGAGAGGTCGATGTCATCCTCCACAACGGCGCGCTGGTGAACTTCCTCTACCCCTACGAGGGACTCAAAGCCGCGAACGTGCTGGGCACGAGGGAGATCCTCCGCCTGGCCACGCGGACCCGCGTCAAGCCGCTGCACTACGTGTCGACCATCTCGGTGCTGGCCTCGGGGCGCGCGGAGGCGATTCGCGAGGATGAACCCCTGGGGCCGCCGTCCTCCGTGGCCGGAGGCTACTCACAGAGCAAGTGGGTGGCGGAGAGCCTCGTGAGGGCGGCCTCGCAGCGGGGACTGCCGGTCACCATCTACCGGCCCGGGCGAATCACGGGCCACAGCCAGACGGGCGCGTGGGGGGCGGAGGACCTGCTGTGCAGGACACTTCAGGCCTGCGTCCGGATGGGCGCGGCGCCTCAGGTCGAGGCGATGATCGAGCTGACGCCGGTGGACTACGCGAGCCGCGCCATCGTGGGCCTCGCGACGCATCCGGAGTCATCCGGCAAGACGTTCCACATCGTCAATCCAAGGACCGTGCGCGCCACCACGCTCTGGAGCGGCATGCAGGCGTTTGGCTACCCGCTGCGCATCCTGGGCTTCGACGCCTGGCTTGCCGAGCTCGCGTCGGCGCAGGCGTCGGATGCGGTCCTCATGGAGCTTCACTCCATCCTCCAGCAGGTCCCCGCGGAGGACCGGACCGCCTCGGGACCTCGCATGGCGGTGTGCGACAGCCAGAACGCGGTCAAGGCACTCGAGCCGCTGGGGACGCACTGCCCTCAGGTCAATGACAGCTTGATGTCGACATACCTCGCCTCGCTCGTCCGCCGAGGCTTCATCTCCGCACCGATGAATACGTAA
- a CDS encoding Hsp20/alpha crystallin family protein, whose amino-acid sequence MALLPIRQARELARSEQSWDPFEQMRALLQGDPTGLMRGLAPGGREGWALVPDFDVKETKDAYIFKADLPGVKEENLEVSLTGQQLTISGNRDEEKREEGERYFTFERSHGSFSRSFTLPEGVDSEHVSAEMKDGVLTLAIPKRPEVQPKRIRIGGGGEKKGKA is encoded by the coding sequence ATGGCATTGCTGCCTATCCGGCAGGCGAGAGAGCTCGCGAGGAGTGAGCAGTCGTGGGACCCCTTCGAGCAGATGAGGGCGCTGCTCCAGGGGGACCCGACGGGGCTGATGCGTGGCCTGGCCCCTGGAGGTCGCGAAGGTTGGGCCCTGGTCCCCGACTTCGACGTGAAGGAGACGAAGGACGCCTACATCTTCAAGGCGGACCTCCCCGGGGTGAAGGAGGAGAACCTCGAGGTGTCGCTCACCGGCCAGCAACTGACCATCAGCGGCAATCGGGACGAGGAGAAACGCGAGGAGGGAGAGCGCTACTTCACCTTCGAGCGAAGCCACGGCAGCTTCAGCCGGAGCTTCACCCTGCCCGAGGGTGTGGACTCCGAGCACGTGAGCGCGGAGATGAAGGATGGCGTGCTCACGCTCGCGATTCCCAAGCGGCCAGAGGTGCAGCCCAAGCGCATCCGAATCGGCGGGGGCGGCGAGAAGAAAGGCAAGGCCTGA
- a CDS encoding siderophore-interacting protein — MRRAHVTTSVSEKVFRRGPFPVKFRCLEVLRVTPITPHVVRITLGGEDIQGFHSEGADDHVKVLFPEEGKRRPVIPTMGPTGPVLQPGEKKPDSRDYTPRRFDPVAGELDLDFVLHGSGPASSWAAKAKPGDMLGVGGPRGSLFVSNDFDWYLLAGDETAIPAIARRLEELPEGARAIVFIEVADATEEQKFSTRANVTLTWLHRNGAEAGSTDLLNQAIRALDFPPGDSFAWVSGESLAMRPIRDYLLNERGTNKSWVRVTGYWKRGHADHVHDSKN, encoded by the coding sequence ATGAGGAGAGCGCACGTGACGACGAGCGTGTCCGAGAAGGTGTTCCGCCGGGGCCCGTTCCCGGTGAAGTTCCGCTGTCTGGAAGTGCTCCGGGTGACGCCCATCACCCCGCACGTGGTGCGCATCACCTTGGGCGGTGAAGACATCCAGGGCTTCCACAGCGAAGGCGCGGATGACCATGTGAAGGTGTTGTTTCCGGAGGAGGGCAAGCGCCGGCCCGTCATTCCGACGATGGGCCCCACCGGCCCGGTGCTCCAGCCGGGCGAGAAGAAGCCCGACTCGCGCGACTACACGCCCCGCAGGTTCGACCCTGTCGCGGGAGAGCTGGACCTGGACTTCGTCCTCCACGGCTCCGGCCCCGCGTCGTCCTGGGCAGCCAAGGCCAAGCCTGGGGACATGCTGGGGGTGGGTGGGCCTCGCGGCTCGCTCTTCGTGTCGAATGACTTCGACTGGTACCTGCTCGCCGGAGATGAGACGGCCATCCCCGCCATCGCCCGCAGGTTGGAAGAGCTGCCCGAGGGGGCTCGCGCCATCGTCTTCATCGAGGTGGCGGACGCCACCGAGGAGCAGAAGTTCTCGACGCGCGCCAACGTGACGCTGACCTGGCTGCACCGCAACGGCGCGGAGGCGGGCTCCACGGACCTGCTCAATCAGGCCATCCGCGCGCTCGACTTCCCGCCCGGCGACTCCTTCGCTTGGGTGTCGGGTGAGTCGCTCGCGATGCGGCCCATCCGCGACTATCTGCTCAACGAGCGCGGAACGAACAAGAGCTGGGTCCGCGTCACCGGCTACTGGAAGCGGGGCCACGCGGACCACGTCCACGACTCCAAGAACTGA
- the mxcL gene encoding myxochelin B biosynthesis transaminase MxcL translates to MDTPVRKHPSLPRPILGELKLERSNQLLAEARKTVPGVTQSMMKKPEFFAPGSFPVFLAKGQAALVEDVDGQEYIDFISGLGANMLGHNHPSVVDTVRRHLEEGVLHSLPTPVEVTSIQALLDLVPGAEQARFFKTGADATSAAVRLSRYITGKERIITVGYNGWHDHFMFDTPGVPAPLASLTTRVPLFTPPDEAVLLSTIEKQASQLAAVVLSIPYNRVLTPGFMQQVRAACTTHGVMFVMDEVVTGFRLAMGGAQEFFGVRADIVCMSKSIAAGMPLSAISGPAKYLSKLADLQVSTTFGGELLTLAVCEAVLKFYKQHSHIQHIANLGRKLREGINQQAEAAGSPLRVLGYDAIPFFRFSPDMAEHAKQMTPFQGGMARRGVLLRRDVNFIGAVHTEEQIHYTVEMAGEVLRSLATSA, encoded by the coding sequence GTGGACACGCCTGTCAGGAAGCATCCCTCCCTTCCCCGTCCCATCCTGGGTGAGCTGAAGCTGGAGCGCTCCAACCAGCTCCTCGCCGAGGCGCGCAAGACTGTCCCCGGCGTCACCCAGTCGATGATGAAGAAGCCCGAGTTCTTCGCGCCAGGCTCCTTCCCCGTGTTCCTCGCCAAGGGACAAGCGGCGCTCGTGGAGGATGTCGACGGGCAGGAGTACATCGATTTCATCAGCGGGCTGGGCGCCAACATGCTGGGCCACAATCACCCCTCGGTGGTGGACACCGTCCGCCGGCACCTGGAGGAAGGTGTCCTCCACTCGCTGCCCACGCCCGTGGAAGTCACGTCCATCCAGGCGCTGCTGGACCTGGTGCCGGGCGCGGAACAAGCGCGCTTCTTCAAGACGGGCGCTGATGCCACGTCCGCGGCGGTGCGCCTGTCGCGGTACATCACCGGCAAGGAGCGCATCATCACCGTGGGCTACAACGGGTGGCATGACCACTTCATGTTCGACACCCCGGGAGTGCCCGCGCCGCTCGCGAGCCTGACGACCCGGGTGCCGCTCTTCACGCCTCCAGACGAGGCCGTGCTGCTGTCCACCATCGAGAAGCAAGCCAGCCAGCTCGCGGCCGTCGTGCTCTCCATTCCCTACAACCGGGTGCTGACGCCGGGCTTCATGCAGCAGGTGCGCGCCGCGTGCACCACGCACGGCGTGATGTTCGTGATGGATGAGGTGGTGACGGGCTTCCGACTGGCCATGGGCGGAGCGCAGGAGTTCTTCGGCGTCCGGGCGGACATCGTGTGCATGTCCAAGAGCATCGCCGCGGGCATGCCGCTGTCGGCCATCTCCGGTCCGGCGAAGTACCTGAGCAAGCTGGCGGACCTCCAGGTGTCGACCACCTTCGGCGGCGAGCTGCTCACGTTGGCCGTGTGCGAGGCCGTGCTGAAGTTCTACAAGCAGCACAGCCACATCCAGCACATCGCGAACCTGGGCCGCAAGCTGCGCGAGGGTATCAACCAGCAAGCCGAGGCCGCGGGCTCGCCACTCCGCGTGTTGGGCTACGACGCGATTCCCTTCTTCCGTTTCTCGCCGGACATGGCGGAGCACGCGAAGCAGATGACGCCCTTCCAGGGCGGGATGGCGCGCCGGGGCGTCCTGCTGCGCCGCGACGTGAACTTCATCGGCGCGGTCCACACCGAGGAGCAGATTCACTACACCGTGGAGATGGCGGGCGAAGTGCTGCGCTCGCTCGCGACGTCCGCGTAG
- the mxcK gene encoding myxochelin export MFS transporter MxcK: MTTAAPPRQEKLLTLLLAGVQFSHLLDFMIIMPLGPELIRRFDLTTAQFGALVSAYTLASAAMGVLGLFWLDRFDRKRTLLAIYAGFILATLACGMASSHLALLVARSLAGACAGLMGAVIMAIIADVVPGERRGRAIGTVMSALGLSAVAGVPLGLGLANQFDWRVPFWVIGGVAGLLWLGLLRVLPPVKQHLAQGTESSPRNPLSTLASPALALGWLLTFCVVFASFLLIPYLGTFMVANLGLASTDLPWVYLGGGAGTLLAARLVGRFTDRLGAGRMLAWLLVGTVGPHLLFTHLSPAPLPVVTVAFVLFMTVTSTRAIPTIALVSARVPPALRGRFLAVNMAASDGASGLSTWLSGLLITTASDGALVGFGQVGWMAVTVTALSLCLLWSFSRSALPLNSTPQAKGSPRGHACQEASLPSPSHPG; this comes from the coding sequence GTGACCACCGCCGCTCCGCCCCGTCAGGAGAAGCTGCTGACCCTGCTGCTCGCGGGGGTCCAGTTCAGCCACCTCCTGGACTTCATGATCATCATGCCGCTAGGGCCGGAGCTCATCCGCCGCTTCGACCTCACCACGGCCCAGTTCGGAGCCCTGGTCTCCGCGTACACGTTGGCCTCCGCCGCCATGGGTGTCCTGGGTCTGTTCTGGCTGGACCGCTTCGACCGCAAGCGCACGCTGCTGGCCATCTACGCGGGCTTCATCCTCGCCACGTTGGCCTGTGGCATGGCGTCGAGCCACCTCGCGCTCCTCGTGGCCCGCTCACTCGCGGGAGCCTGCGCGGGGCTCATGGGCGCGGTCATCATGGCCATCATCGCGGATGTCGTGCCGGGCGAGCGCCGGGGACGGGCCATCGGCACGGTGATGTCCGCGCTGGGGCTCTCCGCGGTAGCGGGTGTTCCCCTGGGACTCGGGCTCGCGAACCAGTTCGACTGGCGCGTTCCGTTCTGGGTCATCGGCGGCGTCGCGGGGCTGCTCTGGTTGGGCTTGCTGCGTGTCCTGCCACCAGTGAAGCAGCACCTGGCGCAGGGTACGGAGTCCTCGCCGCGCAATCCCTTGTCGACGCTGGCATCTCCCGCCCTCGCGTTGGGCTGGCTGCTGACGTTCTGTGTCGTGTTCGCCAGCTTCCTGCTGATTCCGTATCTGGGCACCTTCATGGTGGCGAACCTGGGCCTGGCGAGCACGGACCTCCCCTGGGTGTATCTGGGCGGTGGCGCGGGGACGCTCCTCGCGGCGCGGCTGGTGGGGCGCTTCACCGACCGCCTGGGCGCGGGGCGAATGCTCGCGTGGCTCCTGGTGGGCACGGTCGGTCCACATCTGCTCTTCACGCATCTATCGCCCGCTCCGTTGCCGGTGGTGACCGTCGCATTCGTGCTGTTCATGACGGTGACGTCCACGCGCGCCATCCCCACCATTGCCCTGGTGTCCGCGAGAGTTCCCCCCGCGCTGCGCGGGCGCTTCCTCGCCGTCAACATGGCGGCGAGCGACGGTGCCTCGGGGCTCTCCACCTGGTTGAGCGGACTGCTCATCACCACGGCGTCGGATGGCGCGCTGGTGGGCTTCGGTCAGGTGGGGTGGATGGCGGTGACGGTGACCGCGCTCTCCCTGTGCCTCCTGTGGTCGTTCAGCCGGAGCGCGCTGCCCTTGAACTCAACACCCCAAGCCAAAGGAAGTCCCCGTGGACACGCCTGTCAGGAAGCATCCCTCCCTTCCCCGTCCCATCCTGGGTGA
- a CDS encoding TonB family protein has protein sequence MSRPEPAPRREANIASIVLGPPPPRKRHAIWWALAATASLHGGAGVLAYQAWRQSKPHLQEATARKQVIRVDHEVDLNPPRPPPPAPPQPQRVARADPPTPRVKTASPAPREAPRPTRVEPAQAGAVVAAKEAAAPLDFTDFELTHGNAPQYAGGVTASTGRSKTAVNTVATGDTEDVGTGGSQARPIQLSARNWSCPWPKEADALRIDNQTVVLRVAVDAEGDVTSTELLSDPGHGFGQAALTCARKARFDTALDREGHPYAAVSPPIRVRFIRP, from the coding sequence GTGTCACGCCCTGAGCCCGCCCCTCGCCGTGAGGCGAACATCGCGAGCATCGTCCTGGGCCCGCCTCCGCCCAGGAAGCGCCACGCCATCTGGTGGGCACTCGCGGCCACCGCTTCACTGCACGGTGGAGCGGGAGTGCTGGCCTATCAAGCCTGGCGTCAGAGCAAGCCACACCTGCAGGAGGCCACCGCGCGCAAGCAGGTCATCCGCGTCGACCACGAGGTGGACCTCAATCCACCCCGTCCACCGCCACCCGCGCCGCCTCAGCCCCAGCGCGTCGCCAGGGCGGACCCGCCGACGCCTCGGGTGAAGACGGCCAGTCCCGCCCCCCGCGAGGCACCCCGCCCCACACGGGTGGAGCCGGCCCAAGCCGGCGCGGTGGTCGCCGCGAAGGAGGCCGCCGCGCCGCTCGACTTCACCGACTTCGAGCTGACCCACGGAAATGCCCCCCAGTACGCGGGAGGCGTGACGGCGTCGACGGGCCGCTCGAAGACGGCCGTCAACACTGTGGCCACCGGCGACACCGAAGACGTGGGGACGGGAGGCAGCCAGGCCCGCCCCATCCAGCTCTCCGCGAGGAACTGGAGCTGCCCATGGCCGAAGGAAGCGGATGCGCTGCGCATCGACAACCAGACCGTGGTGCTTCGTGTCGCGGTGGACGCCGAGGGTGACGTGACGTCGACCGAGCTCCTGTCGGACCCGGGACACGGCTTCGGGCAGGCCGCGCTCACCTGCGCGCGCAAGGCCCGCTTCGACACCGCGCTGGACCGCGAGGGGCATCCCTACGCCGCGGTCTCTCCACCAATCCGGGTGCGGTTCATCCGACCCTAG
- a CDS encoding biopolymer transporter ExbD, which yields MAGGTTPRGGLIEGINVTPLVDIMLVLLIIFMVTARLVDSPAVPLDLPKASQSEDVQTVFAVSITPAGQLLVNGESTTDDALRDSARHALVKDPELRAVIQADGAVPHRRVIAVLDQLKEAGLTRVAFGTVRPEPIEEGTRVTP from the coding sequence ATGGCTGGAGGAACCACGCCACGCGGTGGGCTCATCGAGGGCATCAACGTCACGCCCCTCGTGGACATCATGCTGGTGCTGCTCATCATCTTCATGGTCACCGCGAGGCTGGTGGACAGCCCCGCCGTCCCCCTGGACCTGCCCAAGGCTTCGCAGAGCGAGGACGTGCAGACGGTGTTCGCGGTCTCCATCACCCCCGCGGGCCAGCTCCTGGTGAACGGCGAGTCCACGACGGACGACGCGCTCCGGGACAGCGCGAGGCATGCGTTGGTGAAGGACCCGGAGCTGCGCGCGGTCATCCAGGCGGATGGCGCCGTCCCCCACCGGCGGGTCATCGCGGTGCTGGACCAGCTCAAGGAAGCAGGCCTCACCCGCGTCGCCTTCGGCACGGTGCGCCCCGAGCCCATCGAGGAGGGCACACGTGTCACGCCCTGA
- a CDS encoding MotA/TolQ/ExbB proton channel family protein, protein MHIVEIVKDVFVKWGANWVLWLLFALSLVSIGVIVERWLVFRTKQDRIRELSGALEETLASGDFPAAISKLEKRTSVGASVARAGLRLAPQGMTAAEKGMQSALAIERSTLENRLAFLGTLGNNAPFIGLFGTVIGVLLAFEALSQTKGAPVGGANQVASNLVMGSIAEALVATAVGIGVALPAVAAYNYFQRRIASILSDAEALTNLVLAYVSAREQAKPPHGARMPAGQGGA, encoded by the coding sequence ATGCACATCGTCGAAATCGTCAAGGATGTCTTCGTGAAGTGGGGCGCGAACTGGGTGCTCTGGCTCCTGTTCGCGCTCTCCCTGGTGAGCATCGGCGTCATCGTCGAGCGCTGGCTTGTCTTCCGCACCAAGCAGGACCGCATCCGCGAGCTGTCCGGCGCGCTCGAGGAGACGCTGGCGAGCGGCGACTTCCCGGCGGCCATCTCCAAGCTCGAGAAGCGCACGTCCGTCGGCGCCTCGGTCGCTCGCGCGGGTCTGCGCCTGGCCCCGCAGGGCATGACGGCCGCCGAGAAGGGCATGCAGAGCGCGCTCGCCATCGAGCGCTCCACGCTCGAGAACCGGCTCGCCTTCCTGGGCACGCTGGGAAACAACGCGCCGTTCATCGGCCTGTTCGGCACCGTCATCGGCGTACTGCTCGCGTTCGAGGCGCTGAGCCAGACGAAGGGCGCCCCCGTGGGTGGAGCGAATCAGGTCGCTTCCAACCTGGTGATGGGCAGCATCGCCGAGGCACTGGTCGCCACGGCCGTGGGTATCGGCGTCGCCCTCCCCGCCGTCGCGGCCTACAACTACTTCCAGCGGCGCATCGCCAGCATCCTCTCCGACGCCGAGGCGCTGACCAACCTGGTGCTGGCCTACGTCTCCGCGCGCGAGCAGGCCAAGCCTCCCCATGGCGCACGGATGCCCGCGGGCCAGGGAGGCGCCTGA